From the Rhizobium sp. ARZ01 genome, the window GTCGACCGGGCCGAAGGACTTGCGCACGGATTTCAGTTGCAGAGAACCCATCGATGTTTCCTTCTTACAGCTTGACCGGCTTGCCGGTGCGCACACTTTCGTCAGCGGCAAGGCAGATGCGCAGCGACTGCACTGCGTCCTCCATGTGACGCGACAGGTCGATGTCCTCACGAATTGCCTTCAGCACATAGGCCTGCTCGAAATCGCAGAGCTCCTGATGCCCGGGCTCACCCGCCATCTTCAAATCCTCGTCTGCCGTTAGGAACCGTCCGTTCGGTCCTGTCTCGGCATTATGCAGACGGATAACGGAGGTCTTGGTGTGGGTATCGATGTCGTCGGATTTTGCGTTCGGGTCCATGACGATCGAGACCGAGCCCTTGGGCGACATGACGTCCTTCACGAAAAAGGCAGTTTCCGAAATCATCGGTCCCCAGCCGGCCTCGTACCACCCAAGCGAGCCGTCGTCGAACAGCACCTGCAGGTGGCCGTAGTTGTACATGTCCGATGCGATCTCCTCGGAGAGGCGTAGCCCCATGCCGCGCACCTCCACCGGCTTGGCATCGGTGATCTGGCACATCACGTCAACATAATGCACGCCGCAATCGACGATCGGCGGCGTCGTCTGCATGAGCTGCTTATGCGTCGCCCAGGTCGGCCCGCTCGATTGCTGGTTCAGGTTCATGCGGAACACGTAGGGCCCCCCGAGCTTGCGGGCTTCGGCGATCAGACGCATCCAGGAGGGATGGTGACGCAGGATGTAGCCGATCACCAGTTTGCGGCCATTTGCCTTGGCGCAGGCAACGACGCGCTCGGCATCGGCAACCGTCGTCGCCAGAGGCTTCTCGACGAAAACATGCGCGCCCGCCTCCATCGCCGCGAGCGCGTATTCCGCGTGGCTGTCGGAATAGGTGTTGATCGAGCAGAGTTCCGGCTTCAGCTCCTTCAGCGCTTCGGTGAAAGAGGGCAGGATCTCATATCCCTTCAACGCATCCGGCAGGTCTACCTTCGAGCGGTTGACGAGGCCGACGATCTCGAAACCCGGGTTCTCGTGGTAGGCCAGCGCATGACTGCGGCCCATGTTGCCGAGGCCCGCGGAAAGAACACGGATCGGGGCGGAAGAAGAGGTCATTTCACTGCTCCTGAGGTAATGCCGCGGATGAGCTGCCGCGAAAATGCAAGATAGAGGACAAGAACCGGCAGGATCGCCAGAGAAAGGGCCGCGAGCACCGCATTCCAGTTGGTGACGAACTGGCCGATGAAAATCTGCGAGCCGAGCGTGACGGTCTTCGTCGCCTCGCTGGGCGCGAGGATCAGCGGGAACCACAGATCGTTCCATATCGGGATCATTGTGAAGACGGCGACCGTCGCCATCGCGGGACGCACGAGCGGCAGGACGAGCCGGAAAAAGATCGAGTATTCCGAGAGGCCGTCGATGCGCCCGGCATTCTTCAGGTCGTCGGAAACCGTACGCATGAACTCGGACAGGATGAACACCGCAAGCGGCAGCCCCTGCGCGGTGTAGACGAGGATCAGCGCCGTCAGCGTGTTGACGAGCCCGGTCGCCACCATCCCCTGCAGGATCGCCACCGTACCGAGACGGATCGGGATCATGATGCCGAGCGCCAGGTACAGCCCCATCAGCGTATTGCCGCGAAAACGATACTCAGACAGCGCAAATGCGGCCATCGCGCCGAACAGCAGCACCAGGAAGATCGAGACGACAGTGACAATCAGGCTGTTCTGGAAATAGGTCGCAAAATCCCCCTGCCCGAGCACCGTGGCATAGCCCACGAGGTCGAACGTCTCGGGGGTCGGAAGCTGCATGGGGTTGCGAAAGATCGCGTTGCGGTTCTTGAACGAGTTGATGAGCGTCAGGAACACCGGAAAAATCGCGATCACGGTGTATGAGATCAGCGCGATGTGGACGAGAGCGATGCGGCCGAACGAGGTGCGTGCCTTGGACATGGTCGCCTCCGGTCAGAACTGGTAGCGGCGGATGCGCCGCTGGATGACGAAAAGGTAGAGCGAGACGCCGGCGAGGATGATCAGGAACATCACCGTTGCGATCGTCGCCCCCATCGAGCGGTCGCCAAGCTGCAATTGGAAGCCGAAGAAGGTGCGGTAGAGCAGTGTGCCGAGGATGTCCGTCGATCCGTCCGGCCCGGCAAGCGCGCCCTGCACGGTGTAGACCAGGTCAAAGGCGTTGAAGTTACCGACGAAGGTGAGGATCGAAATGATGCCGATCGCCGGCAAGATCAGCGGCAATTTGATCTTGAAGAACTGCGCCCAGCCGGTGATACCGTCGCATTCGGCTGCCTCGATCACTTCTTCGGGGATGTTCAGAAGTGCGGCATAGATCAGCATCATCGGGATGCCGATATATTGCCAGACCGAGATCAGAGATACGGCGATCAGCGCCGTGCCCGGCTTGCCGAGCCAGGGTGCGAACATCCACTTCAGTCCAACGAGGTCCATCAGGTAGGGCGAGACACCCCAGATCGGCGAGAGGATCAGCTTCCAGATGAAGCCGACGATCACGAAGGACAAGAGCGTCGGCAGGAAGATGGCGGTGCGATAGAAGGCTGCGCCGCGCAGCTTCGGCAGCGACAGCAGCGCCGCAAGCGCAATCCCGATCGGGTTCTGCACGAGCATGTGGATGGCGAAGAAGATGAAGTTGTTCTTGAGCGCGTTCCAGAAGTCGGAGGCCCAGCGTGCATCGCCGAACAGTGTGCGGAAGTTGTCGAGGCCGACGAAGGTGTATTGGCCGTCGATCGTATTGTAGAAGGACAGCCGCAGCGTCTCGAACAGCGGCAGGATCATCACGGCCGAATAGACGACCAGCGCCGGCAGCAGGAACACGCCGATGTGCCAGCGCCGCGGGCGCCGTACGACTTCCAATTCGTCCCGAGATAATGTGGCGTCCGTCATGGCCTTGCCCGTTCGTTCGACCGATGGTTCGACTGTTTTCCGCGGTGACGGAGGCGTCACACGGCCGGTCCCGCCGCATGATTGCCTGCCGGATTGCCCCGGCGAAATGAAGATCAGCTTACACGAATTTCAGGAGATGGCGCGGACCTCGGACCGCGATCAACAGAGGCGCAAAGAGCCCCTCATCCGCCTGCCGGCACCTTCTCCCCACATGCGGGGAGAAGGGATTTGCCGCGCCGCTCACCGTCCGGTCCACCTCCCCCCTGAGGGGGAGGTCGCGCGGAACGCGCGGGTGGGAGTGACCACTGTCGCAACGCGGCAGTACCCCGCCCCGGCCCTTCGGGCCGACCCTCCCCCCCCAAGGGGAGGGCAAGCGCCTTATTTCGCCGGCTTGTACCAGCTGTCGAGACCCTTCTGCAGCTTCTCGGCGGCCACTTCCGGCGTATCGGTGCCGTTGATGACGTTGGCCGATTCCGTCCAGGTCTCGTTTTCAAGGCTGGGCGTGCCGCGCGCCAGGATCTGGTAGGTCGAGCGGATCGTCGGCTTGCACTTCTCGCGCCAGGAGACGAACTCCTGCGCGAGCGGATCGGTCATCTTCACCGCCGTCGAATTCAGGCTGAAGAAGCCCGGAAGCGAGTTGGCGTACATGTCGGCAAATTCCGGCGAGGCGACGAAGGAGAGGAACTTCTTCGCTGCTTCCGCATTCGCGCTCTTGGCATTCAGACCAATCCCGATGTCGTTGTGGTCCGAGATGTAGCAGGTGTCGCCGGCGTTCTTAACTGGCGGCGGGAAGGCGCCCATCTTGAACTGGGCCTGCGTGTTGAACAGACCGATCTCCCACGAGCCGGCCGGATAGATGGCGGCGCGGCCGAGCGTGAAGAGGTTCTGGCTGTCCGGATAGGTCTGGGCCTCGAAACCGTCGCCGAGATAGTCCTTCCACTTGGCAAGCGTTGCGAACGGCTCGACCCACTGCGGATCGGTCAGCTTCTGCTCGCCCTTGATCAGCGCCAAGCGGCCTTCCTCGCCTTTCCAGTAGTTCGGGCCGATGTTCTGGTAGCCCATGGTTGCGGCTTCCCACAGGTCCTTCGTGCCCATCGCCATCGGGATGTAGTTGCCGTCGGCCTTGATCTTGTCGAGGGCGGCGAAGAATTCGGCTTCGGTCGCAGGAACGGAGATGCCGAGCTGGTCGAAGGCGTCCTTGTTGTAGATGAAGCCGTGGATGACCGACGCCATCGGCACGCAGAAAGTGGCCTTGCCGTCGTCGGTGGTCCAGGCGGACTTGGCAACGTCGGAGAAGTTCTCCATGCCAGCAAGTCCCGTCAGGTCGGCAAGGTGGCCCTTGTTGAACTGTTCGAGCGAGACGTCGAACGGGCGGCAGGTGATCAGATCGCCTGCAGAACCGGCGTCAAGCTTGGCGTTCAGCGCGGCGTTGTATTCGGTCGGCGCGGTCGGCGCGAAGGTTACCTTGATGCCCGGGTTCTTTGCCTCGAAGGCTGGGATGATCTTGTCCTTCCAGATCGGCAGGTCGTCATTGCGCCAGCTTTCGATCGTCAATGTGACGTCCTGCGCCTGAGCGATCCCGGCGGCGCCGAGGATGCTCGTGGCAAGTAGCAATCCCTTGATTACGTTACGAGTCATAACATTCTCCCCTTTTGTGCGCACGGTGGCGCGGTTCCCGTTATCGTAGACTTTTCAGGGCACGCCGTAGGCTTTGCCCGGAATTGTCAAGTGTGGCCTTTGCCGCGGACGCATCCGCGGCACCGGCTGCGATCAAAACCGCCGCCTTGACCGAGCCGTCGGATTGCTCGAGCAGCCGCTCCGCCTCGTCCAAGTCGACACCCGAAATGCCGGCAACGATGCGGCTGGCGCGCCCTCTGAGTTTAATATTGTCCGCCTTGAGATTGACCATGTAGCCGTCATGCACATGGCCAAGCTGAATACCGACAAGCGTTGACAGCATATTGAAGGCAATCTTCTGCGCTGTGCCCGCACCCATGCGGGTGGAGCCGGCGATCACCTCAGGCGGCGTCTGCAGCAGGATCGAAATGTCGGCATAGGCAAAAAGCGGGGCGCCCGGATTGTTGGCGAGCGCGATCACCTGGGCTTCGCGCTCGCGGGCGTAGTCGGCAATAGCGATGGCATAGGGCGTCGAGCCGCTGGCGGTCACGCAGATCACGCAGTCGCCCTTGCCGATCCCGGCCATTTCCGCATCGGAAACCGCAAGCGCTTCGTCGTCCTCGTAGCCACCTGCGAGATCCTCAAGGCTTGCCGCCCCGCCGGCAAGCAAGATCACGATGCGGTCACGGGCGATGCCGTAGGTTCCGGGAAGTTCGAGCGCGTCCGCCATGGCCATGAGGCCGGAACTGCCGGCGCCGACATAGATCAGCCGACCACCAGAGCGCAGCGCATCGGTCGCAAGTTTCGCCGCCTCGGCAATATCGGGAATGGCCGCATCAACGACAGCCGCGGCGGCCTGCTGGGCGGACGACAGGACCGCTAGCACCTCGACAGGACTGCGTTCGTCCAGCCCTTCGGCCTGCTCATGCCTGGCTTCGGTTCTGCCTGCTGCCATTGATTGTTCTCCCTTGGGGCAAATTAATGCCAAAAAAATACCAATTGTCTATAGGAAATTAACTTTTGACGACAGAAAAGTCGCGCTACACAAATTTGTCTATCAATTTCAATAAATTGACATTTCAAATCGGACAACAGTGAGTTTCCCCCTTGGTTAATGGTATTTTTTTGGTATTGTCTTTCCCGGAGGTTCCCCATGGCAGACTTCATCATCGGCATAGATGGCGGCGGCACAAGCTGCCGCGCAGCGGTCGCGGACCCGCAAGGCAGCATCCTGGGTCGGGGAAAGAGCGGCGCCGCCAATATCCTGACTGATCCGAACAACGCCATAAACAGCATCACGGAAGCTGCCGAGACGGCTTTCCACAATGCTGGCATTCCCAAGGAAGCAGTCGCAAGCGCATCCGCCTTTCTCGGCCTGGCCGGAACCAATGTCGGCAACCTCACCCAGTATGTGCGCGAACGCCTGCCCTTCCGTCACACCGACATCGACTCCGATGGCCTCATTGCGCTGCAGGGCGCAATCGGCGATGCGGAAGGCTCGGTGGCAATCCTCGGCACCGGCACCATCTTCATGGCCCGCAAGGCCGGCATGATCCATTATATCGGCGGCTGGGGGTTCATGATCGGCGATCTCGGCGGTGGCGCGCGGCTCGGCCACGCGCTCCTGCAGGAGGCGCTGCTTGCGCATGACGGCATCCACCCGCGCTCCGCCGTCACGGACGCCGTTCTCACCGAATTCAAGAACGACCCGACCGCCATGGTCGAATTCGCCCGCCTCTCCAAGCCCGGGGATTTTGGCCGTTATGCGCCACTGGTCTTCCAATATGCCGAACAGAACGATCCGGGCGCGCTGGCATTGATTGAAACGGCGGCCAAGTCGGTCAACGAGGCACTCGACGCCATCACAAAGATCGGTGGCCCTGAGCGGTTGTGCCTGCTCGGCGGACTGGCGCCGCTTTACCCGGCCTGGCTCGAGCCGCGGCACAGGGCGATCCTCGTCGAACCGCAGGCCGATGCGCTGACAGGTGCGGTAGCGCTCGCCGCCAACAGGTACCGCGATCGGACCGGAGGTGCGACTGCATGACCGGCCTTCTCGCCTCCATCCTGTCGCCGGAGCGCCTGCAGGCCGGCGGTTCCGGCCCGCTGTACCTCAAGCTCCGCCAGACGCTGGAAGAGGCGATCAACTCCGGCAAGCTCAATCACGGCGACGCACTGCCGCCGGAGCGCGATCTGGCCGACTATGCCAACATCAGCCGGGTGACGGTGCGCAAGGCCGTCGACGATCTCGTCAAGGACGGCCTGCTCGTGCGCCGGCACGGCTCGGGCACCTTCGTCGTCAAGCCAGTCTCCAAGGTGCAGCAATCGCTGTCGCGCCTTACGTCGTTTACCGAGGATATGGCACGCCGCGGTCTTACGACACGCGCGCAGTGGCTCGATCGCGGCCTGTTCCACCCTTCGCCCGACGAGATGATGATCCTCGGGCTTCCCGCCGATGCGCTCGTCGCCCGGCTTGGGCGTCTGCGCATCGCCGACGACATGCCGCTCGCGATCGAGCGCGCCTGCATTTCGTCCGAGTTCCTGCCCGATCCTGCGCAGGTGACCGGCTCGCTCTACGCTGCTCTCGACCAGCGCGGCTTTCGTCCAGTACGTGCCGTTCAGCGCATTTCAGCCTACAATATCAAGGAACCGGACGCGGCATTGCTTGGCGTGACCGCTGGGGTGGCAGGACTGTCGATCGAACGCGTTTCCTATCTTGCCTCGGGCAAGGTGGTCGAATTCACCCGCTCGCTCTACCGCGGCGATGCCTACGATTTCGTGGCGGAGTTGACGCTCCCGGACGCCTAAGCCTCCGCCCTCTAAAGAAAGACCAGATCATGCAGACCAATATGCGCCGTGAGATCAACGAGATTCCCGAAGCCGCCGCCCGTGTGCTGGAACGCCAGGCGGACGCGATTGCCGCTGCGGGGAAGGCGTTGAAGGCAGCCGATCCGCGCTTCTTTGTCACCGTCGCCCGCGGCTCCTCCGATCACGCTGCCCTGTTCCTGAAATATGCGATCGAACTGACCGCCGGCCGGCCGGTCGCATCCCTCGGCCCGTCGCTCGCCTCTATCTACAGTGCGAAACTGAAACTCGACGGTGCGGCTGCCATCGCCATTTCCCAGTCCGGAAAGAGCCCGGACATCGTCGCCATGGCCAAGTCCACGACCGACGCCGGCGCGATCTCGATTGCGCTGACCAACACTATCCCCTCACCACTTTCCGAAGCCTGCAGCCATCCGCTCGACATTTGCGCCGGCCCGGAACTGAGCGTGGCGGCAACGAAGTCCTACGTGAACTCGATTGTCGCCGGGCTCGCCATCCTCGCCGAATGGACCGGGGATGCGGCGCTCAAAAACGCGGTACAGGCACTGCCCGAACATCTCGGCAAGGCTATCACGCTCGACTGGAGCGAGTTAATCTCCGACCTCGCCGAGGCCAAGTCGCTTTACGTCCTCGGCCGCGGCCCTGGGCTTGCAATCGCCAGCGAGGCGGCACTCAAATTCAAGGAGACTTCGGGACTGCACGCCGAAGCCTATTCATCCGCCGAGGTGCTGCACGGCCCCGTCGCCCTGGTCGGGCCGACCTTCCCTGTCATCGCGCTCGCTGCGCGTGATGCTGCCGAACAGTCCGTAACCGGCATGGCCGATGGCCTTGCCGACAAGGGCGCCTACGCTTGCGTGACCTCGGCGGGCGCGAAATCGGCCAAGAAGCTGCCCTTCATTTCCACCGGCCACCCGACCACCGATGCGCTGGCGCTGATCGTGCCCTTCTATGGCTTCGTCGAAGCCTGGTCGCGCGCTCGCGGCCTCGACCCTGACAAGCCTGTCAATCTCAAGAAAGTGACGGAGACGAGATGAGCGCGCAAACGGCAATCACCGGGGCCCGGATTTTCGACGGCGATCTCTGGCATGACGATCGCGTTCTTCTGATCGAAGACGGTAAAGTGGCCGGCATCGTCGACAACGACGAGATCCCCGCAACTGCGGTGCGCACGAGCATGGACGGCTGCCGCATCGTACCCGGCTTCGTCGACCTGCAGGTCAACGGTGGCGGCGGCGTTCTCTTGAACGAACAGCCGGATGTCGACGGCATCCGCACGGTCTGCGCCGCGCACGCCCGCTTCGGCACCACGGCCCTTCTGCCGACGCTGATCACCGACACACGCGAGATAGCCATCCGCACGATTGCCGCCGGCGTTGCGGCACGTGAAGCCAATGTGCCGGGCTTCCTCGGCCTGCATCTCGAGGGCCCGCACCTTTCAATCGCCCGAAAAGGCGCGCACGATCCAAAGCTTATTCGTCCGATGGAGGCCGACGATCTGGCACGCACCATCGAGGCGCGCGGCAGGCTGGAGGCGCTGCTGATGACCGTCGCGCCCGAGAACGTGAACAACGAGCAGATCGCCACCCTGGCAGACGCCGGGGTCACGGTCAGCCTCGGACATTCCGACAGCACCTATGCCACCGTCAACGCCGCCGTCGCCGCAGGGGCGCGGATGATGACGCACCTCTTTAACGCCATGAGCCCGCTCGGCCACCGCGAGCCCGGTATGGTCGGCGGCGCGCTTGATCTCGGCCATATCAACGCCGGACTTATTGCCGACGGTTTCCATGTCGATGCCATCTCCATCGGCGTGGCGATGCGCGCCAAGAAGGGACCGGGACGCATCTTCCTCGTCACCGACGCGATGTCTCCCATCGGCACCGACATGACGAGCTTTACGCTCAACGGCCGCAAGATCTACCGGAAGGACGGGCGCCTGACGCTCGCGGACGGAACGCTTGCAGGCGCCGATATCGACATGATCTCCTGCGTCCGCTTCATGCATGAGCAAGTCGGCCTGGAACTTGAGGAGGCGCTGCGTATGGCCTCCCTCTATCCGGCGGAAGCTATTGGAATGACCGGTCGCAAGGGACGGCTAACGCACG encodes:
- a CDS encoding SIS domain-containing protein, translated to MQTNMRREINEIPEAAARVLERQADAIAAAGKALKAADPRFFVTVARGSSDHAALFLKYAIELTAGRPVASLGPSLASIYSAKLKLDGAAAIAISQSGKSPDIVAMAKSTTDAGAISIALTNTIPSPLSEACSHPLDICAGPELSVAATKSYVNSIVAGLAILAEWTGDAALKNAVQALPEHLGKAITLDWSELISDLAEAKSLYVLGRGPGLAIASEAALKFKETSGLHAEAYSSAEVLHGPVALVGPTFPVIALAARDAAEQSVTGMADGLADKGAYACVTSAGAKSAKKLPFISTGHPTTDALALIVPFYGFVEAWSRARGLDPDKPVNLKKVTETR
- a CDS encoding N-acetylglucosamine kinase; its protein translation is MADFIIGIDGGGTSCRAAVADPQGSILGRGKSGAANILTDPNNAINSITEAAETAFHNAGIPKEAVASASAFLGLAGTNVGNLTQYVRERLPFRHTDIDSDGLIALQGAIGDAEGSVAILGTGTIFMARKAGMIHYIGGWGFMIGDLGGGARLGHALLQEALLAHDGIHPRSAVTDAVLTEFKNDPTAMVEFARLSKPGDFGRYAPLVFQYAEQNDPGALALIETAAKSVNEALDAITKIGGPERLCLLGGLAPLYPAWLEPRHRAILVEPQADALTGAVALAANRYRDRTGGATA
- a CDS encoding carbohydrate ABC transporter permease: MSKARTSFGRIALVHIALISYTVIAIFPVFLTLINSFKNRNAIFRNPMQLPTPETFDLVGYATVLGQGDFATYFQNSLIVTVVSIFLVLLFGAMAAFALSEYRFRGNTLMGLYLALGIMIPIRLGTVAILQGMVATGLVNTLTALILVYTAQGLPLAVFILSEFMRTVSDDLKNAGRIDGLSEYSIFFRLVLPLVRPAMATVAVFTMIPIWNDLWFPLILAPSEATKTVTLGSQIFIGQFVTNWNAVLAALSLAILPVLVLYLAFSRQLIRGITSGAVK
- a CDS encoding N-acetylmuramic acid 6-phosphate etherase, which codes for MAAGRTEARHEQAEGLDERSPVEVLAVLSSAQQAAAAVVDAAIPDIAEAAKLATDALRSGGRLIYVGAGSSGLMAMADALELPGTYGIARDRIVILLAGGAASLEDLAGGYEDDEALAVSDAEMAGIGKGDCVICVTASGSTPYAIAIADYAREREAQVIALANNPGAPLFAYADISILLQTPPEVIAGSTRMGAGTAQKIAFNMLSTLVGIQLGHVHDGYMVNLKADNIKLRGRASRIVAGISGVDLDEAERLLEQSDGSVKAAVLIAAGAADASAAKATLDNSGQSLRRALKSLR
- a CDS encoding ABC transporter substrate-binding protein, which gives rise to MTRNVIKGLLLATSILGAAGIAQAQDVTLTIESWRNDDLPIWKDKIIPAFEAKNPGIKVTFAPTAPTEYNAALNAKLDAGSAGDLITCRPFDVSLEQFNKGHLADLTGLAGMENFSDVAKSAWTTDDGKATFCVPMASVIHGFIYNKDAFDQLGISVPATEAEFFAALDKIKADGNYIPMAMGTKDLWEAATMGYQNIGPNYWKGEEGRLALIKGEQKLTDPQWVEPFATLAKWKDYLGDGFEAQTYPDSQNLFTLGRAAIYPAGSWEIGLFNTQAQFKMGAFPPPVKNAGDTCYISDHNDIGIGLNAKSANAEAAKKFLSFVASPEFADMYANSLPGFFSLNSTAVKMTDPLAQEFVSWREKCKPTIRSTYQILARGTPSLENETWTESANVINGTDTPEVAAEKLQKGLDSWYKPAK
- a CDS encoding Gfo/Idh/MocA family oxidoreductase gives rise to the protein MTSSSAPIRVLSAGLGNMGRSHALAYHENPGFEIVGLVNRSKVDLPDALKGYEILPSFTEALKELKPELCSINTYSDSHAEYALAAMEAGAHVFVEKPLATTVADAERVVACAKANGRKLVIGYILRHHPSWMRLIAEARKLGGPYVFRMNLNQQSSGPTWATHKQLMQTTPPIVDCGVHYVDVMCQITDAKPVEVRGMGLRLSEEIASDMYNYGHLQVLFDDGSLGWYEAGWGPMISETAFFVKDVMSPKGSVSIVMDPNAKSDDIDTHTKTSVIRLHNAETGPNGRFLTADEDLKMAGEPGHQELCDFEQAYVLKAIREDIDLSRHMEDAVQSLRICLAADESVRTGKPVKL
- a CDS encoding GntR family transcriptional regulator produces the protein MTGLLASILSPERLQAGGSGPLYLKLRQTLEEAINSGKLNHGDALPPERDLADYANISRVTVRKAVDDLVKDGLLVRRHGSGTFVVKPVSKVQQSLSRLTSFTEDMARRGLTTRAQWLDRGLFHPSPDEMMILGLPADALVARLGRLRIADDMPLAIERACISSEFLPDPAQVTGSLYAALDQRGFRPVRAVQRISAYNIKEPDAALLGVTAGVAGLSIERVSYLASGKVVEFTRSLYRGDAYDFVAELTLPDA
- a CDS encoding sugar ABC transporter permease, with the translated sequence MTDATLSRDELEVVRRPRRWHIGVFLLPALVVYSAVMILPLFETLRLSFYNTIDGQYTFVGLDNFRTLFGDARWASDFWNALKNNFIFFAIHMLVQNPIGIALAALLSLPKLRGAAFYRTAIFLPTLLSFVIVGFIWKLILSPIWGVSPYLMDLVGLKWMFAPWLGKPGTALIAVSLISVWQYIGIPMMLIYAALLNIPEEVIEAAECDGITGWAQFFKIKLPLILPAIGIISILTFVGNFNAFDLVYTVQGALAGPDGSTDILGTLLYRTFFGFQLQLGDRSMGATIATVMFLIILAGVSLYLFVIQRRIRRYQF
- the nagA gene encoding N-acetylglucosamine-6-phosphate deacetylase — translated: MSAQTAITGARIFDGDLWHDDRVLLIEDGKVAGIVDNDEIPATAVRTSMDGCRIVPGFVDLQVNGGGGVLLNEQPDVDGIRTVCAAHARFGTTALLPTLITDTREIAIRTIAAGVAAREANVPGFLGLHLEGPHLSIARKGAHDPKLIRPMEADDLARTIEARGRLEALLMTVAPENVNNEQIATLADAGVTVSLGHSDSTYATVNAAVAAGARMMTHLFNAMSPLGHREPGMVGGALDLGHINAGLIADGFHVDAISIGVAMRAKKGPGRIFLVTDAMSPIGTDMTSFTLNGRKIYRKDGRLTLADGTLAGADIDMISCVRFMHEQVGLELEEALRMASLYPAEAIGMTGRKGRLTHGHDADFTVLDDSLDIRATYIGGKAAFVGQS